DNA from Rhinatrema bivittatum chromosome 16, aRhiBiv1.1, whole genome shotgun sequence:
GTtacgggggcatggccgagtgccccgatacagcggcctgtgttggggcctgccacgCCGGCAGACAGCTGGTGCgcggaagttacgcctgccagaggcaggcgtaactcaacaaaataaggtagggctGGGaaatgggttagataggggggggggacaaaaaaaaggttccctccaaggccgctccgatttcggccttggagagaaggaggaaagccattgggcctcccctagggctcggtgcacgcaaggtgcacatgtgtgcacccccttgcgtgcgctgatcctggattttataacatgcgcgcggcagcgcgcgcatattataaaatcgcgtgtacatttgtgcacgccaagtagcacgcacaaatgtacccccccccccccgcgcataatttttaaaatctgcccctttatgttcaAACTGTATGCTGGAGAAGCAAAGGGCATTTTACTTTCTGAGTCCTTGAGTTGTGCCTTCCAGAATACAGCTGACTAGCTGAGGCACACTGGTAGGAAAATCAACTGGAGAAGTTTTCATTGTTCCTAATAAATAGAGGATTTCTGTTTGCAGCATTCTTGATCCCTGATCTTTTGGGAGTACCACATTTATCATGTTGAAAAGAACAACATTAGCAACTGTTCCCATATAACCACAAGACCGCAACCATGATGTATTCCTTTTCTTCTCCTCAGCTGTTACATTACCTGAAGAAGGTACAGTTCAGGAACAAGATGGGAGAGGAGATGTACTTTGACAGCAGTGGCAACCCCCCTGCTGTGTATGACATTGTCAGTTGGCAGCAGCGGCCTGATGGTACTATCCAAGCCATGAAGGTGGGAAGATATGACTCCAGGATGCCTAAAGGACAGGAGCTGGCCCTAAATACAAGTGCCATCCATTGGAGCACACAACATGGAGAGGTACAACCCAACTTTACACTCAGCAAAAGGGAGCAGGAATTTTCTCTAAACCTGTCATGTAGCCTGGAGATATGGATCCAGATATTTTCAGTGCTAAGCATTGTCTAGCCCTCTTCAAATCCATCTTACTCTTTTTCCTAACTGTGTACCTAATAATTTCTGTGGCTTTGCAAAGCACGTGGAATACAGCTGATATGAAAGGCACTCTATAAAGCAAACTTCTTGCCACCTTAAATTATAAGTTAATATTTGAGTTCTTTACCAGTAAATCTATGTATTCTGGGGATTTAGAAAAGAATATTTTCAATGCTTTTATGGTTATTGAAGGAGGCCAAGGTCAACTGTGACTATTGGGTTTCTGCGAAATCACCCATGGTTTGTCTTGTCCGGAAATAACCAATGATCTCAGTATCACCACCAGATAAGTCGATGTAATTGACAAGGTCTGACACTCAAAAACCTGTAATTTCACTATCAACGCCCATTCCTAGTGCCTTCTCAAAAATTACAGTGCTATCATATCCAATCTAAATACTTGAGTCATTATTTTCGAGACGGGAACACACCCTGGTAAATATTCAGTGGTAAGACTCAGCCATCAGTAATGGATATGGCCATCACACTAATGTTAGGACATGGTGTATCAGCAAGCCACAGTACCTTCTGCTAAAATTATTTGacctataaattaaagaataCCTTTAAAACAGGGTGCCTAGCAGCAAAAGTATGAGCATGTTTTAAGCCTACACAAAATAaatccatttttaagcatgttACCCAAGTacattgtgtttgaatattgggGGGTTAATGTGGCTACTACATGAGTATCTTTTTGAGAACTAAATGGATGCATGTAGGTTGCATTCACACTTCCAAAATGGCCTCTACAATGCCTCTTTTCTAGAtgggtaaaagtgcatgcattacAAAGTTACGAGCTTATTTTCAGGTGGTTAAAGATCCACTTGCCCAGAAATGACAGACCTGAATGGGTTAACTATTTTTACTTTGCAAAAAAAAGGTGCCTAAAGCCTCTGACAATGTACCTCTAAATATCCTCTTTTCTCAGCAGTCCAATAATGATATTAACAAGCAATGACTGTGTACACTCCCACCATTCATTTACCCTAGATACTGCAAACGAATTCTTGTCTACAAGAACTGTTTCTTGTACATTAAATCTGTGTCATATGAGCTAATGCTGGCGGCAAGGTTCTAATCCCGAAAAAAAACATGGAGGcccaggaacaggaacatggcACCATCACAAATGTTAACTTGTCACATTCAACTAAGCAGTCTCCTCAACTTTTGCATCCCAATTTTCAGGGCAATCTGTTTGCTGGTTTGTCTGTTGCAATGAAGCCACAGACCATTAGGCGATGTGCCCCTTCTTTACGTTGTAAATGAATACCTAATAAAAACCGTGTGTCTAGAAGAGAAttcttcctctctttttctccACCTTCCTCAGGTTCCATGCTCCGTGTGCAGCAAAAGCTGTGGCCCCGGGTACAGGAAAGCAGTTCAGAAGGGACAGTCCCTCTGTTGCTTTGACTGCATCCCATGCACAGAAGGGGAGATTTCCAACACGACAGGTATACAAGGAAGGACCAATGCAGTTACAGAACAGTTTTATTATAGACTAGTTACTGCCATCATGATATCATGAGTTGATCCATGATCCATGTTAGAGCTTGAGTGATCCAACACCTGAAGAAGAAAGTATTGCAGCAGCACCTACTAACAGAGATGAAGCCATCACTCATGAAAACATTTAGATTTGGATGGGATGTACACGTGATACTCACAATTGTCCACGAACAGGGAATTGAATCCCTTATTCTGTCATTGCTGCTACTATGGTGACTGACTGTGCTGGCAAGGAAGGTGAACTTGTGAGGGTTACACATGCCACCAGCAAGCTAACCATTCTCCAATTTTCAGTTGCTGTACAAGTTCAAAAATGAACATGAGGATCACTAGGCTTATTATCCATAATAAGGGCCATATTcaagcatttagacagataattcacaagttatccaatTAAATGCTtagtttgaatattttgggcacttatccagctaaattatagatggataactcaatatccttctaaaatttagctggataacataaaGACATTCTGAGGGACATTCAAGGGTGGagttaagttagttggataagttatccagctaactccaatatctagaattagctggataacttaactgaCTTACTCTGCTCGTGCCAAAGACTAGTCCTAAAGTTATTCACCTATCTTTAAGAGGACTGGCTACATTCAATAGTGTGactacaccactgaatatccctccaaagttagccaggtagGTTTATCTGCACcccagccagtgactgaatattagtCTCAAATGGCACCAATGAGCAACCTACTGCATCTAAGAGAATCGCTTTCCATATATAACACTGTTAGATCTTTCCACAGTCAGCAAGAAGACATCACCTGTTGCTTTTCTATACAGAATTGCTCATAAACAGGGCAAGGGACAGTTTTCTCACCATACATCATAAATATCTGATTTTCTGATTTTCAGATTCCAGAATCTGTTGGCAGTGTGCAAGTGACCAGTGGCCCAATGAGAAAAGAAATGAATGTGTTCAAAAGAAAATAGAATTCCTCTCCTATCAGGAGATTTTAGGAACCATTTTGGCTATTGTTGCTATTTGTTTCTCCATCACCACAACTACTGTATTGTATGTTTTTATCAAATATCGAGAAACCCCCATCACCAAAGCTAATAATCGAGCATTCTCTTTCCTTCTTCTGGGGGCCTTGGTGCTGAGTtttctctgttctctgctttttaTTGGACAGCCTCAGCCAATGACCTGTTTGTTTCGTCAACCTGCCTTTGGTATCATCTTTGTCCTTTGTGTCTCTTGTTTGTTGGCAAAGACCATTATGGTGATTATTGCCTTCAATGCCACCAGACCCAACAGTAGCTTGAAAGGATGGCTGGGACCTGGTGTGCCCACTGTAACAGTTTCTGCTTCCACACTTCTTCAGATCCTTATCTGTTCCACTTGGCTGCTGTtttgccctcccttcccagaGAAGAACATGAAACTGAAGACTGGCATTATCATATGGCAGTGCAATGAATGCTCAGATGTTGCGTTCTGGTGCATGCTGGGATACATGGGACTCTTGGCATGTGTCAGCTTCCTGGTGGCCTTCCTTGCACGCAAGTTGCCCGACACCTTCAATGAAGCCAAATGGATCACGTTCAGTATGCTCATGTTCCTCAGTATTTGGCTGTCCTTCATCCCAGGCTATCTGAGCACCAAGGGGAAAAACACAGTCGTTGTTGAGATCTTTGGAATCATCTTTTCTAGTGCAGGGAttcttgtttgtattttctttccCAAGTGTTACATCATTTTGTTGAGACCTGACATGAACACTAGAGAAAAACTCTTAATGAAAAGGGCCATGAACAAGAAGTAGATAAAAGCCATCTTATAAACCATCATATTTATTCATTCTGCATCATCTGGTTTCTGTCTGGAGTACAATTCTAGTAGCCCTTGAATACCCTTGCATCTTTGTATACtatgatatcttttattggataaaaaaaaaagatttagcatTTGAGTTGCAGATGTGATGCACACatgattattattgttttataacTATTTAAACAGGTTTTCAACATAGTAAATAATGATAACAGCATACACTATTCTCTGGTTCAAAAACTAAAACAGACATGGGAGATTATGAATGTTAGAGAAACCAAAAAGCAAAATTTAGCAGATTAGGAAACCGAAGTCTGATGACTTTTACAATATTTTTCATAAGTCCCCCATATACATGTAAATTTGTAAAGagcattttttttatcaaaatatAAACACTCAATATCATCAGTGTCTTGAACTTGGGCATACCAATAATCCAAATTTGGACTGTTCTTCCAGAACTCAGCAATTTATGAATCGAGCAGCTAGCAACAGCTGTCCGACTAATGGCCTGTGCTTGACAGGTATCGAAGAGCCAGACCATTTGCCCAATAGCCCAAGACCTGGTCCTATAAAAACAGGATACCCAAGAACATCAGTCACAACCTGCATGACCTGGGACCAGAAAAAACAGATACTCCGACTTTGCCAGTATCACCACACCCCCACCAGCACAAATTTCTGGCATCCGGGTATATTTTCGAATAGAACAATGGTATCCGGTAGGTACTATGCAACAGTCTAAACATTAAAGCAACTCTATTTGCACAAATTGAAATATGGTGGACGGAGGCCCAAATAATTTTCCAGTCTTTACTAGTCAGAGCCAAATCCAAGTCCACGTTCCAAGACTCCATGAGACTGGAGGGAGGTCACAGTGCCATATGTACTATGCAGAATGCCATGGTAGACCAGCGCAATACCACGACGACTCGCCTTCGGATCACTCAAAAAAAATTCCATTCCATTATGGACCGAAGAGGGATATCCAAGTTAATACGACCCCATAAGGCCTGACACAACTGCAAGTAATGGGCCTCCGAATTAACATTGATACCAAAATCCTCAACCAGAGTAGAGAAAGGCAACATACTCTCCCCCTCTTCATCACTCCACAAATGCACTAGTAAGACTAATCCACGCTGTCTCCATACCCTAAAAATTGGAGAGAAAGTGCAACTAGACAAAAGTGAATTGCAATATAAAGGAGATAAGGGGgaaatttgactgggagccagtgtaattgccTTAAGATGGGCTTTATATGGTCAGATGCTTTGGCTCAAACCAAACTTCTTGCAGCTGTACTTTGAAGAAGTTGGTGGTGTTTGAGGTTGCGCTGTGAGAGTCTGTGgggaagagaattgcaatagtaaATTCAGCTGGTAATTAAAGTGTGCATCATCACAGTGGCCAGGTTGAGTTGGTTGAAACAGTTGTGAAGTCGACAGATCCTGACACAGATCTTGCTGAAGGCAATCAGAAGTTCACACCTCATTCAGGCAGAAGGAAATACCGCCAGGTGAATCCACCCCAGAGATGCCTGCAACTCTCCCTCTGAATGATCgctttcatttgcatgcagtgcgATGCATAAATTCTAATTACTAATAGCATTCTCGTCGTCATTAAGAACTTTTCACATCCCTTATCCATGCTGAGCCTTGGCTTCGGATCTTTctgcccttcattttcataatcAATTGAAATCATCAGTGAAATAAtgactctctccctcctccaatgGGACACAGAAGAAATGAGAAACAATTACAGGATAATTCTCTCCAGAGGGAGATCTCTCCTTATTAAATGCAGGCAGGATCCACAGGCAGTCACCACTGCGGTGATACGTCAGGACCTGGGGAGTCAACGGGAAGGGTCAGGCTGTCCTCAGTCTACAAGGATATGACCAAGGAATATTGATTTCAGGTATTATAATAAAAGCTCCCTTTTGTTTCTGGTTCTTTGTGTGTTATTTTTCTAGCTTTgcagtataaattaaaaaaaaataaaagaaatgtttttcccttccctttctaacgctctgtgtgtgtgtgtgtgtgtgtgtgtgaatatgtgtaCGCACATTATGGGGGGTATTGGGGTCCAAAAGGATTATAGACTTGGTGCAATCCCTGGACTGAGCTGTCTCCTATTTATTAGCAAATGCCCATGAGTGCAGGCTTTAGAGTGTAGGAGGTCAGCTCTAGTTgggtgagggagaaagagagtaAAGGAATGAAGatgagagaagagggagagggtgaaaaagtgagagagagagagaaagagaaaacaaaatgaggcaaagtcaaacaaaaatgagggagacagagagccCAGAGGAGTGAGAGAGCGAAAGAGTCAAGAGAGAGACTGACAATAAAAGAGACAGAGAACAGAAAAGAGAATAAGAAGAAGAGAGGGAGTTgataagagagggagagagagagagagctgtgatCTGTCTCTGCACATTGGAGTTAGCACATCCAGGGGGGAGACTGCTGGTTAGATTTTATCCTTAGGTGCCAGAGACCCCTTGTTATTGTCTCAAGCCTTTCTGATGGTCCTAAGTATTTCTCCCAGCCCGCTCCGTATACTTTTCCGTACCATGACACTGCTGGGATTGATGGTTCTGCTGGCGATGCCCCTTTTTCTCTGCCGTGCTGTTTCCATGTCCCAGAGGTGCGCTCTCCAGAGCCAGAAAGAGGCGGGCTTAATGCAGGACGGGGACATCCTGGTTGGAGGAATAATTCCAGTGCACCTCAGCTGGCTCAGACCAGAGAACCAGATCACTGGACTTTCCATTCTCTGCAAAATGTAAGATGTCTGCTTTATATTTTTATCCTCCCGTGCTGTCCTAAAACATAACTCCTgtgtaaagaaaaaaacaagattcTCTACACACTGTCTCTGCTCTGTCACCCACTGCGGGTACTgcctctgtgagtgtgtgtgtgtgtgtgtgtgcgtttctCTGCTCTGCGACTCCCTGTGCGTGCTGcctgcctgtgttcctgctctTTATCTCTCCCAGGTGCTGCCTGCGCCTGTATGTATGTGCATCTCTCTGCACCAGGGCTACCTCTGAATGTATCTGTCTCCTCTAGGGCTCCCTGTGTGTGCGTTTCTCTGCTCTGCGACTCCCTGTACGTGCTGcctgcctgtgttcctgctctTTATCTCTCCCAGGTGCTGCCTGCGCCTGTATGTATGTGCATCTCTCTGCACCAGGGCTACCTCTGAATGTATCTGTCTCCTCTAGGGCTCCCTGTGTGTGCGTTTCTCTGCTCTGCGACTCCCTGTGCGTGCTGcctgcctgtgttcctgctctTTATCTCTCCCAGGTGCTGCCTGCGCCTGTATGTATGTGCATCTCTCTGCACCAGGGCTACCTctgaatttctctgtctcctctaGGGCTCCCTGTGTGTGCGTTTCTCTGCTCTGCGACTCCCTGTTCGTGCTGcctgcctgtgttcctgctctTTATCTCTCCCGAGGTGCTGCCTGCACTTGTATGTATGTGCATCTCTCTGCACCAGGGCTACCTCTGAATGTATCTGTCTCCTCTAGGGCTCCCTGTGTGTGCGTTTCTCTGCTCTGCGACTCCCTGTGCGTGCTGcctgcctgtgttcctgctctTTATCTCTCCCAGGTGCTGCCTGCGCCTGTATGTATGTGCATCTCTCTGCACCAGGGCTACCTctgaatttctctgtctcctctaGGGCTCCCTGTGTGTGCGTTTCTCTGCTCTGCGACTCCCTGTTCGTGCTGcctgcctgtgttcctgctctTTATCTCTCCCGAGGTGCTGCCTGCACTTGTATGTATGTGCATCTCTCTGCACCAGGGCTACCTCTGAATGTCTCTGTCTCCTCTAGGGCTCCCTGTGTGTGCGTTTCTCTGCTCTGCGACTCCCTGTGCGTGCTGcctgcctgtgttcctgctctTTATCTCTCCCGAGGTGCTGCCTGcgcttgtatgtatgtatgtgcatctCTCTGCACCAGGGCTACCTCTGAATGTATCTGTCTCCTCTAGGGCTCCCTGTGTGTGCGTTTCTCTGCTCTGCGACTCCCTGTGCGTGCTGcctgcctgtgttcctgctctTTATCTCTCCCGAGGTGCTGCCTGcgcttgtatgtatgtatgtgcatctCTCTGCACCAGGGCTACCTctgaatttctctgtctcctctaTGGCTCCCTGTGTGTGCGTTTCTCTGCTCTGACTCCCTGTGGGTGCTCTCTCTGTGTGCGTGCCTGCTTTGTGACTTCGTGTAGGTGCTGcctctgtgtttgcgtgtgtcTGCTCTTTGCCCCCCCCGCGGGTGCTGCCTGTACATGGGTTTTCTCTGCTCTGTAATTTCCTGTGGGTGCTGCCTTGtgtctctgctctgtgactcCAGTTAACATCCTACCTCTGTTTACTGCTTATAAACCACATGAACTGAACCCCCTTAGCTGTTCTCCTGCACAGTTTGAGCCTGAGCCTTTGGCTTGTTCCTGTCATTGAGTTATTCAGAAAATCACctggtcaccaccgtccaatgAGGTCACAAGCAATGAGCccagctttgccttcacaagtCAGCATCAGAATTGTGTAGATTAGAAGTCATCAGTGACTGACTGAGCAACATCACACTGCCGTAGCTGGGGTCTGAAACTCCTGCTTCCTTAAGGGAGCTGAGAGGATTAACCCCAGAAAACAGTGCAAGAGAAATCAATGAAAAAAGAGGACTGTAAGCTACTAGACAGGTAATACTTGAAGTGACAGGAACAGTttgacactatggggtagatacTGCCAGGCCAGCCGGCTAAGCTGGATATGTCTTATCTGGCTACGTTACAAGGATATTAAgcggcatggctatgctgctgaatatcctgcaTGCAAAAGGGAATTAGCTGGACAAGTGTCATCCACCTAAGTCCCGACgcgctcaatagcaggtctagacttagccggataacgtaTCCGGTTAAGTCTCAATATcgctgcttagccggataagttatccagctaagtggcgtcACCCTGATTagcccactgcctgcctaccatttattcggctaactagatagccagataagtgacttatatgGTTATCTAGTGGCCGCTGAACTCGagcggatattcagcagctgctggaTGGCCCGATAAgtccctaacttatccagctatctgctgGTTGAATATTGGCCCCTATGCATCtcgggggtcattttcaaagtgacttctGCACGTAAAACAGTTTTACATCCTGAAGAGGCCTTTGACTAAAACTGACCTTCTAACATCTGGGTAAACCCTGTTCATGTGTAGGTTTACTCAGGCTGAGTGGAGGCATTTCTGAGGTGGAATTAGGAAGTGGGGTTTGGATTTCTGAGCATATTCTGCAAAATTTGTTGtaatttttgcaaaattttcatgaaaaattgcTGTGAGCTGAACAGTAGACATAAAAAAGTGCGGGGTAGTTTCACCGGGATCATTTTTGTTCAAAAATGGTCTTGTGCTCGTAAGCCAGCTTTGACAACTGGCGTAATTTATGCGCATATTTGTGGTCTAAGTTATGTGGGTTGCTTGGAAACTCCCCTCCCTGGAGATAGCTTTGCCGCACCACACGCAAGCTAGCTGGCAAATGACACATGTAAATTGCATCATTTTTCCCGAGCGGAATTCTGCatacaagtctgctttgaaaatgatcccgaTGAATCTACCCCACATGCTTTTTCACTTGCCATTTAGTTCATGGAGATTTTTCTGGAAAATTTATACGTGTACATTTGAATTCTCAAATATCTGAGCCTAGGTTCAAAACCCTCCCCAACTCTGCATCCTAAAACTTATACGTGAACAGCAAATAACACATGTAAGTTTACTTGCGTATCGGAAAGGGCAAGTTTTTCAAAAAGTcaatttctgcagataaaacacTATTTCACCTCAGAAGAAAAGGACTAGAATCTAGGGAGATATGATCTGGAAGTCATGATGATCGCAGATGATGGCCTTTGCAGGAGTGAGACATGCTTCTTGAATGTGAGATTTCATTGAATCCTCAGAATAAACACCAGAGCTTATGGCTGGATGCAAGCCATGGTGTTCTCCATCAATGAAATCAACCGAGATCAAATTCTTCTCCCCAACATCAGCCTGGGCTTCCAGATCTATGACACCTGCTACTCTATGACTAGAGCCCTAGAAGGCACTATGTGGATGCTGACGGGGCAGGAGAAGCCCATATTGAATTACCGGTGCCAGAAGCAGGCACTATTGGCGGCCATCATCGGAGAATCCAGTTCTACCATCTCCATGTCCATGGCTATGATGCTGGGACTTAACAGATACCCCCAGGTAAGACGTAGtctccttataaaaaaaaatatccccacTGATAATCAAGATTGATGGTACTGTAATAACCTATGATCATGAAGACCAAGATTAATGCAATTACCTGTAGACCAGTGattatttctcttttcttaaaAGTTGTTAATAATGACCCCTTAGCCTTATTTTCAAGAAGAGTTTTACACCAGGCTTCTATGGTGATCTGCATGTAGAGACCATGGTTAAGACCAGGACTTCTATGAGCACAGGGAGGTTGGTTATTATTGTTACAGCAGTCATGGCTGTAGGGATTATTACAAAATATAATAGGACATAGAAGAGAGTCTGTTAGTTTTATGAGAGGTAGGGATAAGGATGGCAGGGACCTGGGGTGGTCTGCTTGCAGGGTTGGTGGAGTCCATTACTGTAGCAGatgctgggcatgcttgggaTAGAAGGGAGGGTAGTGGTGGTAGGGTGTTGAGAGGTTGGTAGAAGTGAAAAACAtggctggaggggagagagaaagttgaTATAGAGTTGCATATGAGAGTTTGTACGCACACAACCAAATTGGACGAATATCAACAGcgcagactaaatgggccattttagtctttatctgctgtcatttaccatgttactataTTGCAATGTATGCTACTATGCCAAAT
Protein-coding regions in this window:
- the LOC115077438 gene encoding extracellular calcium-sensing receptor-like, whose protein sequence is MVFAINEINQDKTLLPNISLGFQIYDSCYSITRALVGTVWMLTGQEKSILNYRCQSQEPLAAIIGESSSTSSMSMARILGLYRYPQISHFSTSPVLSDKFQFPSFFRMLPSDDVQAQGLAQMVAGFGWTWVGLLSSMGDYGTLGSQILKTELSKLGVCIAFHETFPMVSPAMKIKLISEVIKASSAKIILVYSPYSYFIPVIEELSRENMTGKVWIASEGWSSAVHLIKTENAHMWSGTIGFAVHEGEIPGFKEFLLNLHPSTSPSDIFIKPLWNEIFGCYWPDSEDNLTTLTHMNDSSSRTACTGAEKMEEFKGQIPREFDTSISYNIYNAVYSVTHALHDMSSCVPGEGPFTNNTCADIWNFKPWQTATMMYSFSSPQLLHYLKKVQFRNKMGEEMYFDSSGNPPAVYDIVSWQQRPDGTIQAMKVGRYDSRMPKGQELALNTSAIHWSTQHGEVPCSVCSKSCGPGYRKAVQKGQSLCCFDCIPCTEGEISNTTDSRICWQCASDQWPNEKRNECVQKKIEFLSYQEILGTILAIVAICFSITTTTVLYVFIKYRETPITKANNRAFSFLLLGALVLSFLCSLLFIGQPQPMTCLFRQPAFGIIFVLCVSCLLAKTIMVIIAFNATRPNSSLKGWLGPGVPTVTVSASTLLQILICSTWLLFCPPFPEKNMKLKTGIIIWQCNECSDVAFWCMLGYMGLLACVSFLVAFLARKLPDTFNEAKWITFSMLMFLSIWLSFIPGYLSTKGKNTVVVEIFGIIFSSAGILVCIFFPKCYIILLRPDMNTREKLLMKRAMNKK